The genomic stretch AGGTGGCTTAGATGCAACGCGCCGTTTGATACGTGTCAACCCGAAGCTTAAAATTATTGTTGTCACCGTATTCAGTGAAGGGCCCTTTCCGGATCGACTCGTGCGTGCGGGCGCAGCGGGATATATCACTAAAAATACCAATGCTGAAGAATTAATTACCGCAATTCGTAAAGTGGTTGCCGGTCAAATCTATATCACCTTAGAAATTGCGCAAAAAATGGCCTTGCGTCAAGTTTCTGATGCGTCCAAATCACCGTTTGCGCAACTTTCCGAACGTGAATTACAAGTCATGTATATGGTGACGCATGGGACTAAAGTAAATGGCATTGCAAAAAAACTTTGTTTAAGTCCTAAAACGGTAAACACCTATCGCTATCGATTGTATGAAAAATTAGGCG from Rickettsiella endosymbiont of Miltochrista miniata encodes the following:
- the uvrY gene encoding UvrY/SirA/GacA family response regulator transcription factor is translated as MINVVIVDDHALVRLGMKRLLEDVRDINVIGEAESGEAAINLVKETKPDVVLMDLKMPGIGGLDATRRLIRVNPKLKIIVVTVFSEGPFPDRLVRAGAAGYITKNTNAEELITAIRKVVAGQIYITLEIAQKMALRQVSDASKSPFAQLSERELQVMYMVTHGTKVNGIAKKLCLSPKTVNTYRYRLYEKLGVHNDVELTHLALRYGLLEEEEGYADKSPENPEE